The genomic region CCTAATGGACAGAAAGCAGCTGTTAAAGCGTTTGAAAGCTATCCGGCGTTTAAAAATCTCAAAGCGGTTAAAGAAGGACATGTTTACGCCATAGATGGAAATGTCGCATCGCAGCCTAACACAAAACTTGTGGGGCTGTTGGAAGAACTTTACAACATTTTCAGCAAGTTATGGTGAAGTTCAAAGGGGGAAGGGTATTTCTTTTGACCCTTCCCGTTTTGGTGATATTCGTATTTTTGAATTTGGCATTTGGCTCTGTTTACATTCCCATCCCAGATATCTTTAAAAGCCTGGTGGGTATGAAAGTTTCCAACGTTCAAAATATCATCATAATGCAATTACGCCTCCCAAGAATTCTGCTTGGATTAGGCGTGGGTGCAGCATTAGCATCGACCGGTAACGCTTTTCAAGCCATGATGAAAAATCCATTGGCCGACCCATACATCCTTGGAGTTTCATCTGGGGCAGCATTCGGTGCTATCCTCATAAACGTTTTAGCCCAAATGTACAATCCAAATTTGATATTTTACACATGGATATTCGCTTTTATATTCGGAATAACGGCAGCTGCAATAACTTACCTTGTGGCAAGAAAAAATGGCAAGTTACCGGTAACGGAACTGATTCTAAGTGGCGTAATGGTAAATCTTCTTTTCAGTGCGGGCGTTACCTTTCTCATCGTTTACGGTTGGAGAAACGTTCAGATGACATCTTTTTGGCTTTTGGGAAGTTTGGCAGGGAGTGGATGGAATTCCGTCTTGTTCGTTGGAATAGTTTCAACGGCAATTTCCACGTTTTTCACTTTGATCGGGAAATATCTTAATGCCATGACGGTTGGAGAAGAAGAAGCTATACACGTAGGTGTTAGGGTTGAAATGCTAAAATTAACGGTTTTTGTCGTCGGAACATTTGCCACCGCTGTAGCGGTTTCTGCATCTGGTATCATAGGCTTCGTCGGGTTGATAATGCCGCATATGGCCAGGCGGCTATTTGGCACAGATCACAGAATATCCATGCCTGCCAGTGCCGTTTTAGGAGGAGTTTTTTTGGTCGTATGTGATTCCATAGCGAGAACAGCCTTTACTCCTGCCGAAATGCCAATAGGAACGATCACAGCTTTGATCGGATCGCCGGTATTTATATACATCCTTAGGAGGCGAAAGGAAATTGTGTGAAATAGAAGTAAGAAATTTGGAGTATTCGTATTACGGAATGAATAAAAAAGCGTTGGATGGCGTAAACTTTTCCGTTTGCAAGGGGGAATTCGTGGGGATAATAGGCCCAAACGGTTCCGGAAAAACCACGCTGGTTAAAGCGTTAACATCCATTTTGCCTTATAAAGGTAGCGTGCGAATTAAGGGTAAAGAAGTAAGGGAATATTCAAAAAAGGAATTTGCTCGTATCGTTGGCGTAGCCTCCCAGGAGTTCATCCCGGCTTACGATATGAAAGCAAAAGAAATAGTGGAGATGGGTAGAATCCCTTACACAGGAATTTTGGGAAAGTTGTCTTTTGAAGATGAAAAAGTTGTTGAAGATGCTTTTAAAATATTGGAAATAGAAAACCTGATGAATAGAATGTTCTACTCGTTAAGCGGCGGAGAAAGGCAAATGGTGTATGCTGCAAAAGTATTTGCTCAGGATCCTGAGATATTAATTTTAGATGAGGCAAGCGCCCATCTGGATATAGGGCATGTTGAAACGTTGCTCAACAAGATATTGAAGACCTTTAAAAAGGGTGGTAGAACCGTCTTGGCGACTTTTCACGATATAAACCAGGCGATAATGTTTTCAGACAGATTGATAGTCATGAAAAACGGAAAGATATTCGCCCAAGGAGAACCTTCTGAGATTTTGACAGAAGAGCTCGTATACGAAGTATATGGAGCTTCTTGTTCGCTTGTTAGGCATCCAAAAAGTGGAAAGATCAGCGTGCTTATAGATTTGGAAGATGAACGAAATTCTTTTCGATCTCAAAATATCGAGAGCCTATTTCAGAATTCTCAACAAGTTTTGAAATAACTTGCTGAACAGTTGAGTCTAACGCGAATGATTGAACTTTCACGGATACACCTTTTACGAAGTAAAGCGTCTTCTTTTTAACGTCCACTTCCAATATTTTCTTTCTAAACCACACTGGATAGGAAAGAATCGTGCCTATTTCTTTTACAATCATGGGGTTTATGATTCTATCATTGTTGAGATTTAAAGAGTCTATGTCAAAAAAGATCGTGTATCCCGTTGCCTTATACAAAGCCGCTTTTGGTACTTCCAGAAGAAAATACCCATCTTTAGAAGCCAAAAAGTATTTTTCATTTGCATAAATTATGCAGACGATGCTTCTTTCTTTTATATCCAGTAACGCCCTTCCGTTCCCAACATAGTTAAGGGTATACGATTTTATGAAAGGATCGGATGGTATCGTTAATTTTGAAAGATGGACTCCGCCTATCGGCATAACTTTCAACTTCAAATAAGAGGGGTTTAAATATTTCAACCCCTCAATCTGTAAGTTGTACACAATTGGATCGAAGTTCAAAGCTAAAACTTCTTTGACCACGAATAGAACTACGAAAAAACCTATTATTCCCATTACAAAGCGTATTCGTGCCGCGAAGTCCATTTTAAACCTTACACGTCTATGTTCGTTGCGTTTAAAGCGTGTCTTGTTATGAAATCTCTCCTGCTTTCCACGTCGTTTCCCATCAGTATTCTAAACACGTCGCTTGCGTATTCAGCATCTTCTATCTCTATTTTCATCATCTTTCTCGTCTCTGGATTCATGGTTGTTTCCCACAGCTGTTCTGGGTTCATCTCACCGAGGCCTTTGTATCTTTGAACATCGAATTTCTGGTTTTTCGATTTGAGATCGTCAACGATCTCTCTCAGCTCTTCATCGCTGTACGCGTAAGCATGATTTTTACCAAACGTTATCTTGTAAAGCGGTGGAACGGCGGAATAAACCTTTCCCTCTTCCAAGAGAGGCCTCATGTATCTGTAGAAAAGTGTCAACAGCAAAGTTCTTATATGAGCGCCATCCACATCGGCATCGGTCATTATCACTATTCTATCGTATCTCAATTTAGAGATATCAAAGTCTTCACCGATGTTTGTTCCCAAAGCTACGATTATGTTGTTTATTTGCTCATTCTTGAGGAGCCTTTCCATGCTTGCCTTTTCCACATTCAATATCTTACCTCTAAGTGGAAGAATGGCTTGAAGGTTTCTATCTCTTCCTTGTTTTGCAGAACCTCCTGCCGAGTCTCCCTCAACGATGAATATTTCCGAATTCTCTTTTCCGCTCATCGTGCAGTCAGCGAGCTTTCCAGGCAAGGACGTGTTTTCGAGCGCGCTCTTTCTTCTTACCAACTCACGAGCTTTTCTAGATGCTATGCGAGCGGCCAACGCTTGAGATATCCTTTCAAGGATTCTCTTCAAATTCTTCTGATCCAATTCCAAAATTTCCGGCAATTTATCCTGCATTACGGAATTCACAACATCTGTAACTTCTTCATTTCCAAGTTTTGCCTTCGTTTGGCCTTCAAATTGTGGTTCTGGAACTTTTACGCTTAAGACGGCGACAAGTCCCTCACGCGTGTCGTTTCCTTTGAAATTTTCGGAATCTTTTTTCAAAATGCCAAGCCGCCTGGCAAAATCGTTCATGATTCTTGTTAGACTCCAATGAAAAGCTGTTACATGTGTTCCACCTTCAACGGTGTTTATGTTGTTAACGAAGGCCACAAGGTTTTCGTCATAGTTGTTTGTGTAAGTGAAAGCGCATTCAACTTCTACGCCATCTTTTTTGCCGGTGAAATAAATTGGATTCTCAACGATAAGCTTGGAATTCTTGGAAAGATATTTGACAAACTCGATTATTCCACCTTCGTAGTGAAAGATTTTTCTATAGGGTTCCTCTTCTCTTGAATCAACGAATTCTATGGTAAGGTTTTTGTTCAAAAATGCGAGCTCCATCAAGCGGTGTTCTACTATTCTTCTATCGAACTCAATGGTTCTGAATATTTCGGAATCGGGCTTGAATATACTTTTCGTGCCACTGCCTTGTGCTTCACCTATGATTTTCACGGGTTCAAGTGGCACGCCCCGCTCGTACTTTTGGTAATAGATCTTTCCGTTTCTTTTTACGTAAACTTCCATCCATTCACTTAAAGCGTTGACAACGCTAGCGCCAACACCGTGAAGCCCTCCACTTACCTTATAGGTGTTTTGGGAAAATTTGGCACCAGCGTGCAAATCCGTCATGACGACTTCAAGTGCGCTTTTATGCTCTTCCGGATGTTCATCTACAGGAATTCCTCTTCCATTGTCTTCGATTATCACAACCGATCCAGGAGTTATCTCAACTTTTACCCAGTCACAAAAACCGGCAGTTGCTTCGTCAACACTGTTATCTACTATTTCGTTTATGAGATGATGTAACCCAGCTGAACCGGTCGAACCTATGTACATTCCTGGCCTTTTTCTAACCGCCTCAAGGCCACGCAAAATCCTAATGCTTCCCGCATTGTAGTTGTAATTGTTGTTTTCCATCTCACACCTCTTTATATCAATCTTTTTACCCTTATTTTTTTTAAATCTATGCCTTTTTCTTTTAACGTTCTTAAGAATTTTGGCGCTTCAAATCTCACTTCAGAAAGTACAAGTGAGTCTTTTGTCCATACTTCTAAAGTTTTGTCGTTTGAAATAGAAACGTACGTTTTTGACGCCAAAAAATCTCCTACCATCTCTTTCCAGATGGAGTTGATCTTCACCCTCTTTTCTAATTCTGAAAAAAAAGGATTCGTACTTGATAAAGTTTTGAAGACTTTATCTATTCTGCGTTCAGACACGTTTTATTATATCATAAAAAACCTCTCTTGAGTCTTAATTTATCCTCTCAAGAGAGGTTAACGGAAGCATATCACGCATGGGATATTTACGCTCTAAGGAAGATCAAACACCAGGTATTTTTACGCGTTTTTCGACCGCTGAGAAGGTCCATGTTATCGCAAATATAACAAGCAAATATAACAGCGCTACACCCAGGAAAACGTTCATAAATTCGAAATTCCTGCTTGCAAAGAATTCTCCTTGAGCGGTTAATTCAGGCACGCCAACCAAATAGGCAAGTGAAGTGTATTTTACGAGATACACGAATTCATTTGTCCAAGATGGCAACACCTTTCTTAAAGCCTGAGGCATTATTATCGTCCTTATGGCCTGCCATTTTGTCATTCCCAACGAAAGCGCCGCTTTCAATTGTCCTTTCTCAACGGATTGCAGCGCCCCCCTTATGTATTCAGCTTGATAAGCACCACTGTTCAAAGAAAAACTTATGATGGAAGCCGCCAGTGGTGAAAGGTGAATTCCTATTTGGGGGAGAGAAAAATAAAGAATGAATAGTTGGACCAACAATGGGGTCCCTCTTATTATTTCAACATATGCGGTGGAAAGGCCATAGGCCAATTTCTTTCCATACACCCTTTCAATAGCTATGAAAATTCCTATTATGAATCCAAAAACTATTGAAACGGAGGCCAACACCAATGTGAATTTCAATCCTCCAATGAGAAGAGGAAAGCCTTGAATGAATACGCTTATGAAATGATTCATCATTCTCTCCTGAATTTCGCGAGGAATTCGCGAGTTCTATCCTTTTCGGGGTGAAACAAAATCTTGTCAGGTGTTCCTTCCTCGATTATGTAACCATTTTCCATGAAGATTATCCTGTCGGCTATATCTCTTGCAAATGACATTTCATGTGTAACTATCAGCATCGTCATTCCCTCTTTGGCAAGATTACGCATAACTTCCAGAACTTCTCCAACCAACTCCGGATCAAGGGCAGATGTTGGTTCATCAAAAAGGATCAAATCCGGTTCCATTGCGAGCGCACGCGCAATGCCCACTCTCTGCTTTTGTCCTCCAGAAAGTTCAGCTGGATAGGCGTCCATTCTGTCTTCAAGACCAACTTTTTTTAAGTTCTTTAAGGCTATTTTTGTGGCCTTTTCCTTAGGGATCTTTTTGACTTTCCAAGGGCCTATTCGAACGTTGTCTAAAACGGTTAAATGGTTGAAAAGATTGAATTCTTGGAAAACCATACCTATCTTCTGTCTCATTTTCTCTATGTTCTTGGTTCTCACTATGCTCTCGCCATCCAACAATATGTCTCCTTCATCTGGAGGGGTGAGCATGTTTATGCAGGCCAACATCGTCGATTTTCCAGTACCAGATGGCCCAATAACGACGACTGTTTCACTTTTATCCATGGAGAAAGATATGCCCTTCAAGATCTCTTTGTCGCCGTACCGTTTTTTCAAGTTTTTAACTTCAAGAAGCTTCATGCTCTTTCAACTCCCCTAACTTCATATCCCGGAATGGAGAATTTTTTCTCCACGCTGAATATGAATTTGTTTGTTCCAAAAGTTATGATGAAATATATGGCCGCACACATGGAATAAATAAGAAGAGGTTCATATGTGGTGGAAACTATGTAAGTGCCTTCTCTGAGAAGTTCCGTAACCCCCAAAGCGTAAGCGATGGAAGTGTCTTTTAAGACGATGGTGAATTCGTTGGTCAAGGGTGCAATGGAGAACCTTAACGCTTGAGGGAATGTGATGTGGAAAAACGTTTGGACACCAGTCATCCCCAACGATTTGGCCGCAAGAACTTGTCCGCGAGAAACAGCCAGAAGAGCTCCCCTAAATATCTGTGATTGGTAAGCTGAGCTTCTTATTCCCAAAGAGATCACCGCTGCCACAAATGGATCAAATCTAATTCCTATTGTGGGAAATCCGAAAAACACTATGAACATTATTACAAGAATTGGAATGCTCCGGATGATCCTTTCGTAAGCTGTGGCAGTTATCTTTAACCAGGTGTTTCCGTAAACTTCTGCCAAAGCGATGAATATCGCCACCGCTGTTGCAAGAAAAAGAGAGGTAACGGTTAGCTCAACCGTTACCAATGTACCTCTTAACAGTACTGTAGTGGAGTCTATTAGAAACTGCATGCCATCACTTTCCGAAATATTTATCTATGAGTTTGGTCATCTCTCCAGAAGATTTAACCTTTTTCAAACCATCGTTTATCTTTGCCAACAATTCAGAATTGCCTTTCCTAACGGCTATACCGTAAGATTCTCCCGTTACGAGTGTGGCAACTATCTTGACAGGCTTCATTTCCGCAAATCTTTCTGCGACAGGGCTATCTAAAACGTTTGCATCAACGGAACCATTGAGCAAAGCCTGAAGAGAATAAATGAAGCTTTGATACCTTTTTACGTTGTTTTTATTCAAGTATCCCGCTTTCACAAGATTATCGCTTACCCATAAATCTCCGGTTGTCCCTGTTTGAACACCTATCGTGTGATTACCACACAAAACGGTTACGTTGAAATTGGAATCTTTTTTCACTATGACATCCTGATTCGCGTACCAATAAGGATCAGAGAAATCGACTATCTTCTGCCTTTCATTCGTTATAGTCATACCTGCAATGGCTATATCGATAACCCCAGCCTTTAAGGCAGGTATAAGAGAATCAAATGACATATCTCTTATCTGAACTTTAAATCCCTCCACATTTGCGATGGCATTTATGAGTTCCATGTCAAAACCCACGTATTTCCCGTTTTGCACGTATTCAAATGGTGGAAAATCTGCGGAAGTTCCGACTATGTACGTAGCTGCCATGCCCAGTGAAAGAGCCAAAACGGATATGATTACGAAAAGAAGAAAAATTTTTTTCATATAAACCCCTCCTTTTTATATAGTTAACAAATTATATCATATTTATTTTTGTTGAAATCAACACTTTTCAAACCATTGAAATGCGTTAAATTTATAAGCAAATGGTGAGCAGTAAGAAGTTATGATTATTTTTTACGCACAATGACTCATGCGCAAATGTTACAAAGTATTTCAAAAAGTGATTAAATCTCACTCTCGAAGTACTTGTCAGAACATATGAGTGTTCCATCTGGAAATTCACCAATATGAGGTTGAGAGGCACAGGACGTGCCGATAAAGCGAAGCATTCACGGACGAGTGTCTGAGCGTGCCTCATATTTTGAATTGAAAGAAGGAAAGAAGAGCGAATCCGTTCTGACAGAACTTCGAAAAAATCACCTTCACCGCTTGGAAAGCGGGTTTTAAATCAAAAATGTTGTCAAATGTTGCTCACATGTTTGTTCTTATAGAAATTTTTGTAATGTCTTTTGTAATACCTTTCGTAATGTTCACGCACAATGTGAGCACAATGAGTTGTGAATTTTAGCGCTTCATCTTTTAACGTTAAACATAAAATTAAAAAGCGTAAACAACGGAATTATTTCGCAAAGGGGACTTGAAAAAAATGCAAAATCGGTGGTATTATATTAAGCTGTAGTCCATCTTCATAAATTTTGAAAGGGGGAATTTTTGTGAAACGCACTTTGTTGTTGAGTATGGTGATCGCAGGATTGTTGGCTTTGAGTGTATTTGCTGCAACTCCGGGACAGCTTCTCATTTGGGCAGATTCCACTCGCGCTCCAATCCTGAAGCAATTGGGAAATGAGTTCAATTCGGTTTACGGAGTGCCAGTTAAGGTTGTCGAGATGAACTTCGGAGACATAAGAAGCAAGTTCGTAACGGCGGCATCGGCAGGTCAAGGTCCAGATATAATCG from Mesoaciditoga lauensis cd-1655R = DSM 25116 harbors:
- a CDS encoding FecCD family ABC transporter permease, which produces MTLPVLVIFVFLNLAFGSVYIPIPDIFKSLVGMKVSNVQNIIIMQLRLPRILLGLGVGAALASTGNAFQAMMKNPLADPYILGVSSGAAFGAILINVLAQMYNPNLIFYTWIFAFIFGITAAAITYLVARKNGKLPVTELILSGVMVNLLFSAGVTFLIVYGWRNVQMTSFWLLGSLAGSGWNSVLFVGIVSTAISTFFTLIGKYLNAMTVGEEEAIHVGVRVEMLKLTVFVVGTFATAVAVSASGIIGFVGLIMPHMARRLFGTDHRISMPASAVLGGVFLVVCDSIARTAFTPAEMPIGTITALIGSPVFIYILRRRKEIV
- a CDS encoding amino acid ABC transporter permease; protein product: MQFLIDSTTVLLRGTLVTVELTVTSLFLATAVAIFIALAEVYGNTWLKITATAYERIIRSIPILVIMFIVFFGFPTIGIRFDPFVAAVISLGIRSSAYQSQIFRGALLAVSRGQVLAAKSLGMTGVQTFFHITFPQALRFSIAPLTNEFTIVLKDTSIAYALGVTELLREGTYIVSTTYEPLLIYSMCAAIYFIITFGTNKFIFSVEKKFSIPGYEVRGVERA
- a CDS encoding amino acid ABC transporter ATP-binding protein; translation: MKLLEVKNLKKRYGDKEILKGISFSMDKSETVVVIGPSGTGKSTMLACINMLTPPDEGDILLDGESIVRTKNIEKMRQKIGMVFQEFNLFNHLTVLDNVRIGPWKVKKIPKEKATKIALKNLKKVGLEDRMDAYPAELSGGQKQRVGIARALAMEPDLILFDEPTSALDPELVGEVLEVMRNLAKEGMTMLIVTHEMSFARDIADRIIFMENGYIIEEGTPDKILFHPEKDRTREFLAKFRRE
- a CDS encoding DciA family protein; translated protein: MSERRIDKVFKTLSSTNPFFSELEKRVKINSIWKEMVGDFLASKTYVSISNDKTLEVWTKDSLVLSEVRFEAPKFLRTLKEKGIDLKKIRVKRLI
- a CDS encoding amino acid ABC transporter permease, yielding MNHFISVFIQGFPLLIGGLKFTLVLASVSIVFGFIIGIFIAIERVYGKKLAYGLSTAYVEIIRGTPLLVQLFILYFSLPQIGIHLSPLAASIISFSLNSGAYQAEYIRGALQSVEKGQLKAALSLGMTKWQAIRTIIMPQALRKVLPSWTNEFVYLVKYTSLAYLVGVPELTAQGEFFASRNFEFMNVFLGVALLYLLVIFAITWTFSAVEKRVKIPGV
- a CDS encoding basic amino acid ABC transporter substrate-binding protein, with amino-acid sequence MKKIFLLFVIISVLALSLGMAATYIVGTSADFPPFEYVQNGKYVGFDMELINAIANVEGFKVQIRDMSFDSLIPALKAGVIDIAIAGMTITNERQKIVDFSDPYWYANQDVIVKKDSNFNVTVLCGNHTIGVQTGTTGDLWVSDNLVKAGYLNKNNVKRYQSFIYSLQALLNGSVDANVLDSPVAERFAEMKPVKIVATLVTGESYGIAVRKGNSELLAKINDGLKKVKSSGEMTKLIDKYFGK
- the gyrB gene encoding DNA topoisomerase (ATP-hydrolyzing) subunit B; the protein is MENNNYNYNAGSIRILRGLEAVRKRPGMYIGSTGSAGLHHLINEIVDNSVDEATAGFCDWVKVEITPGSVVIIEDNGRGIPVDEHPEEHKSALEVVMTDLHAGAKFSQNTYKVSGGLHGVGASVVNALSEWMEVYVKRNGKIYYQKYERGVPLEPVKIIGEAQGSGTKSIFKPDSEIFRTIEFDRRIVEHRLMELAFLNKNLTIEFVDSREEEPYRKIFHYEGGIIEFVKYLSKNSKLIVENPIYFTGKKDGVEVECAFTYTNNYDENLVAFVNNINTVEGGTHVTAFHWSLTRIMNDFARRLGILKKDSENFKGNDTREGLVAVLSVKVPEPQFEGQTKAKLGNEEVTDVVNSVMQDKLPEILELDQKNLKRILERISQALAARIASRKARELVRRKSALENTSLPGKLADCTMSGKENSEIFIVEGDSAGGSAKQGRDRNLQAILPLRGKILNVEKASMERLLKNEQINNIIVALGTNIGEDFDISKLRYDRIVIMTDADVDGAHIRTLLLTLFYRYMRPLLEEGKVYSAVPPLYKITFGKNHAYAYSDEELREIVDDLKSKNQKFDVQRYKGLGEMNPEQLWETTMNPETRKMMKIEIEDAEYASDVFRILMGNDVESRRDFITRHALNATNIDV
- a CDS encoding ABC transporter ATP-binding protein, which gives rise to MCEIEVRNLEYSYYGMNKKALDGVNFSVCKGEFVGIIGPNGSGKTTLVKALTSILPYKGSVRIKGKEVREYSKKEFARIVGVASQEFIPAYDMKAKEIVEMGRIPYTGILGKLSFEDEKVVEDAFKILEIENLMNRMFYSLSGGERQMVYAAKVFAQDPEILILDEASAHLDIGHVETLLNKILKTFKKGGRTVLATFHDINQAIMFSDRLIVMKNGKIFAQGEPSEILTEELVYEVYGASCSLVRHPKSGKISVLIDLEDERNSFRSQNIESLFQNSQQVLK